A region from the Cherax quadricarinatus isolate ZL_2023a chromosome 79, ASM3850222v1, whole genome shotgun sequence genome encodes:
- the LOC128702795 gene encoding neuropeptide-like protein 31, with the protein MKSFVIVAALAAFYMVATSALPSPDPEPGYLLGYGGLGGLGGLGGLGGLGGFGGFGRRYGGYGLRGKRSAEPEAEPGYLRGLGFGGLRFGRGYGGYGGYPVYG; encoded by the exons ATGAAGTCTTTT GTTATTGTTGCTGCTCTGGCTGCCTTCTATATGGTGGCTACAAGCGCTCTCCCTTCTCCTGATCCTGAGCCTGGTTACCTGCTAGGATACGGAGGCTTAGGAGGACTCGGAGGTTTGGGAGGCTTAGGGGGACTCGGAGGTTTCGGAGGTTTCGGAAGAAGATATGGCGGATACGGATTGAGAGGAAAGAGGAGCGCCGAGCCAGAAGCTGAACCTGGGTATCTGAGAGGCCTTGGTTTCGGTGGCTTAAGATTTGGGCGAGGATATGGAGGCTATGGAGGTTATCCAGTCTACGGCTAA
- the LOC128702793 gene encoding glycine-rich protein-like: MKSFVFVAALAAFYLVATSALPSPDPEPGYLLGHGGLGGLGGLGGLGGLGGFGGFGGFGRRYGGYGLRGKRSAEPEAEPGYLRGLGFGGLGFGRGYGGYGGYPVYG, from the exons ATGAAGTCTTTT GTTTTTGTTGCTGCTCTGGCTGCCTTCTATTTGGTGGCTACAAGCGCTCTCCCTTCTCCTGATCCTGAGCCTGGTTACCTGCTAGGACACGGAGGCTTAGGAGGACTCGGAGGTTTGGGAGGCTTAGGGGGACTCGGAGGTTTCGGAGGTTTCGGAGGTTTCGGCAGAAGATATGGTGGATACGGACTGAGAGGAAAGAGGAGCGCCGAGCCAGAAGCTGAACCTGGGTATCTGAGAGGCCTTGGTTTCGGTGGCTTAGGATTTGGGCGAGGATATGGAGGCTATGGAGGTTATCCAGTCTACGGCTAA